One genomic window of Azospirillaceae bacterium includes the following:
- a CDS encoding M15 family metallopeptidase — MAKVGVKVRLGAMGITVAAALGMAAQTAAAGTIAPLTEAQRTAMTGIAWKPGCPVALDDLVSVAVTYQGFDGKAHDGALVVNKRIANDVASLFADLYAAHFPVNRVDSWEKYGSTIYAEQNITVGFYCEKADDAPNEWSSHAYGMAIDINPLINPFLDLQHNWWPKVAAQYTPRDGAPGKVSPQGAAFQIFTRHGWIWGGFDAGVPDYMHFMKVTVGDGARMDRPYEVTGLRYIPGGATETAQPK, encoded by the coding sequence ATGGCGAAGGTCGGCGTCAAGGTGCGCCTGGGGGCTATGGGAATTACGGTCGCGGCGGCCCTGGGCATGGCCGCGCAAACGGCAGCAGCGGGCACCATCGCCCCGCTGACGGAGGCGCAGCGCACGGCAATGACCGGCATCGCCTGGAAGCCGGGCTGCCCCGTGGCCCTGGACGATCTGGTGTCGGTGGCCGTCACTTACCAAGGCTTCGACGGCAAGGCCCACGACGGCGCCCTGGTGGTCAACAAGCGCATCGCCAACGACGTGGCCAGCCTTTTCGCCGACCTCTATGCCGCGCATTTCCCCGTCAACCGGGTCGATTCCTGGGAAAAGTACGGCTCCACCATCTATGCCGAGCAGAACATCACCGTGGGATTCTATTGCGAGAAGGCGGACGACGCCCCCAATGAATGGAGCAGCCACGCCTATGGCATGGCCATCGACATCAACCCCCTGATCAACCCCTTCCTGGACCTGCAGCACAATTGGTGGCCCAAGGTGGCGGCGCAATACACGCCCCGCGATGGGGCACCGGGCAAGGTGTCCCCGCAAGGTGCCGCCTTCCAGATCTTCACCCGCCACGGCTGGATCTGGGGCGGATTCGACGCCGGCGTGCCCGACTATATGCATTTCATGAAGGTGACGGTCGGTGACGGCGCCCGCATGGACCGGCCCTATGAGGTGACCGGTTTGCGCTATATTCCCGGCGGGGCGACGGAAACCGCACAGCCCAAATGA
- a CDS encoding siderophore-interacting protein produces the protein MQSQDNGGATARHPIQRVRHDTRRRTLTVTAVTRLTPKMLRIDFTSPDLADFTSAGPDDHVKVFLSNGGESVMRDYTPRAFDREKRTLTIDFAIHEAGPATAWALQAKVGDTLEIGGPRGSVVVPDDFDWYLLIADETGLPAMGRRLEELRPGVPVLTVAVIDNADEVQAIETGTAWTPHWIYRDQQPGGDADLLRQALDGLTLPEGDGYVWIAAEAQVVKALRGHFIEERKHPAAWMRASGYWLRGEAGAHENF, from the coding sequence ATGCAGTCTCAGGACAACGGCGGCGCGACCGCGCGCCACCCGATTCAACGCGTGCGCCACGACACCCGCCGCCGCACCCTGACGGTCACCGCCGTCACCCGCCTGACGCCCAAGATGCTGCGCATCGACTTCACCTCACCCGATCTGGCGGATTTCACCAGTGCTGGGCCGGACGACCATGTGAAGGTCTTCCTGTCGAACGGCGGCGAGAGTGTCATGCGCGACTACACCCCCCGGGCCTTCGACCGGGAAAAACGCACGCTGACCATCGACTTCGCCATCCATGAGGCGGGGCCCGCCACCGCCTGGGCCCTGCAGGCCAAGGTGGGGGATACGCTGGAGATCGGTGGCCCGCGCGGCTCCGTCGTGGTGCCGGACGATTTTGACTGGTACCTGCTGATCGCCGATGAAACCGGGCTGCCGGCCATGGGCCGCCGGCTGGAGGAATTGCGGCCCGGCGTGCCGGTGCTGACCGTCGCCGTCATCGACAACGCGGATGAGGTGCAGGCGATTGAGACCGGCACCGCCTGGACACCCCACTGGATTTACCGCGACCAGCAGCCGGGCGGCGACGCCGACCTGCTGCGCCAGGCGCTTGATGGCCTGACCCTTCCCGAGGGCGATGGCTACGTCTGGATCGCGGCGGAGGCCCAGGTGGTCAAGGCCCTGCGCGGCCATTTCATCGAGGAGCGCAAGCACCCGGCCGCCTGGATGCGGGCGTCGGGCTATTGGCTGCGCGGCGAGGCCGGCGCGCACGAGAACTTCTGA